A section of the Pyxidicoccus xibeiensis genome encodes:
- the sitA6 gene encoding SitA6 family polymorphic toxin lipoprotein, giving the protein MGLSPLVRLLPLVALVLSGCAASAPSLSCEREGQHSCVVLACEEEDCGLFSCEDLDPDAAAPKVERAQGAYRPPHRPPAFRNWRNSGIRSGARPRMTFHFRYRQGFLPALPREPGKLVHHHLFPQEPGLARWFKRNGVDIHKFTILIPEHIHRELHSGTGRGGMWNQAWRDFRDSMQGGSVTPEVLHRKAVELIFRFQLTGPVVPYNAPLAPYQQLGPQLRTP; this is encoded by the coding sequence ATGGGGCTCTCGCCGCTCGTCCGTTTGTTGCCGCTGGTGGCACTGGTGCTCTCCGGATGCGCAGCCAGCGCTCCCTCGCTGTCCTGCGAGCGCGAGGGGCAGCACTCCTGTGTCGTCCTTGCTTGTGAGGAGGAGGACTGCGGGCTGTTCAGCTGTGAGGACCTAGACCCGGATGCTGCCGCGCCGAAAGTGGAGCGGGCTCAGGGTGCCTATCGTCCTCCGCACCGCCCGCCAGCCTTTCGCAACTGGCGGAACTCAGGCATCCGCTCTGGGGCCAGGCCTCGGATGACCTTCCACTTCCGCTACCGCCAGGGCTTCCTTCCTGCGCTGCCTCGCGAGCCGGGGAAGCTGGTCCATCACCACCTGTTTCCTCAGGAGCCCGGGCTCGCGCGGTGGTTCAAACGAAATGGTGTCGACATCCACAAGTTCACCATCCTCATTCCCGAGCACATCCATCGCGAGCTTCACAGCGGTACTGGGCGGGGTGGCATGTGGAACCAAGCGTGGCGGGACTTCCGGGACAGTATGCAGGGCGGCTCTGTGACGCCTGAGGTTCTTCACCGCAAGGCCGTGGAGCTCATCTTTCGTTTCCAATTGACTGGCCCTGTAGTGCCCTACAATGCGCCTCTGGCACCGTACCAGCAGCTGGGGCCACAGTTGCGGACTCCTTGA
- a CDS encoding methyl-accepting chemotaxis protein, whose protein sequence is MRLLALLLVFALAPAAAHAATRSVLPAMSGWRYRWGDGPQRPDGTPAWAHETGDSADWQPVDALKEPPGRGKNTFLWLSIPVPQGTWPEPALFLGGVATAFEAYAQGERIYTSGTLAPDGREAMDNMSWHLVPLPPTAPGQRVLLRIQSSRPAIGVSRGSRVGSHHELLDAQTRTGLGTFFMGLLILVIAAVSGGAAVVRREARMLVPMALFCAGSGVMLLGSSGLFSSLWGDPSLGTRLTLLGSYCILPGLAWFVSDMVGEGRMRWLRRGAAVVSVPAAIQAVLVLVEPSAAMGLMAPFIFYSVPAMLVCVGIVLVEAWRGNADARILSVGLGLLSIALVLGILPLIGLLRTGGGTQVHWGFLALVLSLVGVVGRRSALLVQALAGHTRQLEERRVEVRQLAERMGSGSGELAAVAQQLRTTVEEQTSGISRQATALQQLEQTVEEIRQGSHVTADKARLLAASAETAEEVGREGGAALERTLVDLAAIRAEVSEMASRILSLDTRTREISGIVDAVKTLADQSNMLAINAAIEAVRNGDSGKGFGVVAREMRSLADQSIQATHRIREVLDGLGVSVRETATLSEQGVLRVRGSLDAVRTSGVQLQKLSGIISDTSSNVRQISAAVAQQDVGTHQIAQAIQELSGQMQRTLKVVEETRTVTHSVQTLAESMADVAEKALRSDALEAREQPAR, encoded by the coding sequence TTGCGACTGCTCGCCCTGCTGCTGGTGTTCGCGCTGGCGCCCGCGGCGGCGCATGCGGCGACCCGCTCCGTCCTGCCGGCGATGTCCGGGTGGCGCTACCGCTGGGGTGACGGGCCGCAGCGTCCGGACGGCACGCCCGCGTGGGCACACGAGACGGGCGACTCCGCGGACTGGCAGCCCGTGGACGCGCTGAAGGAGCCGCCGGGCCGGGGAAAGAACACCTTCCTCTGGCTGAGCATCCCGGTCCCCCAGGGGACGTGGCCCGAGCCCGCCCTCTTCCTGGGAGGCGTCGCCACCGCCTTCGAGGCGTATGCGCAGGGGGAGCGCATCTACACCAGCGGCACGCTGGCCCCCGACGGAAGGGAGGCCATGGACAACATGTCCTGGCACCTGGTGCCCCTGCCGCCCACGGCCCCGGGGCAGCGCGTGCTGCTGCGCATCCAGAGCAGCAGGCCCGCCATTGGCGTGAGCCGGGGCTCGCGGGTGGGCTCGCACCATGAGCTGCTCGATGCGCAGACCCGCACCGGCCTGGGGACCTTCTTCATGGGGCTGCTCATCCTCGTCATCGCGGCGGTGTCCGGGGGCGCCGCCGTGGTGCGGCGCGAGGCGCGGATGCTCGTGCCCATGGCCCTCTTCTGCGCGGGCTCGGGCGTGATGTTGCTCGGCTCCAGCGGCCTCTTCAGCTCCCTCTGGGGCGACCCCTCGCTGGGCACCCGCCTGACGCTGCTGGGCTCGTACTGCATCCTGCCGGGCCTGGCCTGGTTCGTCTCGGACATGGTCGGCGAGGGGCGGATGCGCTGGCTGCGCCGGGGCGCGGCGGTCGTCTCCGTTCCGGCCGCCATCCAGGCCGTGCTGGTGCTCGTGGAGCCCTCCGCGGCCATGGGGCTCATGGCGCCGTTCATCTTCTACTCCGTCCCCGCGATGCTGGTCTGCGTGGGCATCGTGCTGGTCGAGGCGTGGCGGGGCAACGCGGACGCGCGCATCCTCAGCGTGGGCCTGGGCCTGCTCTCCATCGCGCTCGTGCTGGGCATCCTTCCTTTGATTGGCCTGCTGCGCACGGGTGGCGGCACCCAGGTTCACTGGGGCTTTCTCGCGCTCGTGCTGTCATTGGTGGGCGTCGTCGGGCGCCGCTCCGCGCTGCTGGTCCAGGCGCTCGCGGGGCACACGCGTCAGCTGGAGGAGCGCCGGGTCGAGGTGCGTCAGCTCGCCGAGCGCATGGGCAGCGGCTCCGGGGAGCTGGCTGCCGTGGCGCAGCAGCTGCGCACCACGGTCGAGGAGCAGACCTCGGGCATCAGCCGCCAGGCGACGGCGCTCCAGCAGCTCGAGCAGACGGTGGAAGAAATCCGGCAGGGCTCCCACGTCACGGCGGACAAGGCCCGCCTGCTGGCGGCCTCGGCGGAGACGGCGGAGGAGGTGGGACGCGAAGGCGGCGCGGCGCTGGAGCGCACGCTGGTGGACCTCGCGGCCATCCGCGCCGAGGTGTCGGAGATGGCCAGCCGCATCCTCTCGCTCGACACGCGCACGCGGGAGATTTCCGGCATCGTGGACGCGGTGAAGACGCTGGCGGACCAGTCGAACATGCTGGCCATCAACGCCGCGATTGAAGCGGTGCGCAACGGTGACAGCGGCAAGGGCTTTGGCGTGGTGGCCCGCGAGATGCGAAGCCTCGCGGACCAGTCCATCCAGGCCACCCACCGCATCCGCGAGGTGCTGGATGGCCTGGGCGTGAGCGTGCGCGAGACGGCGACGCTGAGCGAGCAGGGCGTGCTGCGGGTGCGGGGAAGCCTGGACGCGGTGCGCACCTCGGGCGTCCAGCTCCAGAAGCTGTCCGGCATCATCAGCGACACCAGCAGCAACGTCCGGCAGATCTCCGCCGCGGTGGCCCAGCAGGACGTGGGCACGCACCAGATTGCCCAGGCCATCCAGGAACTGTCCGGTCAGATGCAGCGCACGCTGAAGGTCGTCGAGGAGACCCGGACCGTCACGCACTCCGTGCAGACGCTGGCCGAGAGCATGGCGGACGTCGCGGAGAAGGCGCTCCGCTCCGACGCGCTGGAGGCGCGGGAGCAGCCGGCCCGGTAG